A stretch of the Synechocystis sp. PCC 7338 genome encodes the following:
- the psb28 gene encoding photosystem II reaction center protein Psb28: MAEIQFSKGVAETVVPEVRLSKSKNGQSGMAKFYFLEPTILAKESTDDITGMYLIDDEGEIITREVKGKFINGRPTAIEATVILNSQPEWDRFMRFMERYGAENGLGFSKSE; this comes from the coding sequence ATGGCTGAAATTCAATTTTCCAAGGGAGTTGCAGAAACCGTTGTCCCAGAGGTGCGCCTCAGTAAATCTAAAAATGGGCAGTCCGGCATGGCAAAATTCTATTTCTTGGAACCGACAATTCTAGCGAAAGAAAGCACCGATGATATTACCGGCATGTATTTAATCGACGATGAAGGGGAAATTATCACCAGAGAAGTAAAGGGCAAATTTATCAATGGCCGTCCCACGGCGATCGAAGCTACGGTGATCCTCAACTCCCAACCGGAATGGGACCGATTTATGCGCTTTATGGAGCGCTACGGCGCTGAAAATGGCCTAGGTTTTTCCAAATCTGAATAA
- a CDS encoding DUF1636 family protein — MAKHILVVCKACGAKAENDHSNSPTDGICLLNKLQELHQTWVRKDELKIETTSCLCICDRPCAIAYVGTHKPTYLFGDLDPINSGKDLISAAELYLDSEDGMVPAYKLPEGLRSCRVARIPPAP; from the coding sequence ATGGCAAAGCATATTTTAGTGGTTTGTAAGGCTTGTGGTGCTAAGGCAGAAAATGACCATTCTAATTCCCCAACAGACGGTATTTGTTTGCTAAATAAGCTTCAAGAATTACATCAAACATGGGTACGCAAAGATGAACTAAAAATTGAGACCACTTCCTGTTTATGTATTTGTGACAGACCCTGTGCGATCGCCTATGTGGGCACCCATAAACCCACCTACCTTTTCGGGGATTTAGATCCAATCAATAGCGGTAAAGATTTAATCAGCGCCGCTGAACTTTACCTCGACAGCGAAGACGGCATGGTTCCAGCCTACAAACTCCCCGAAGGATTGCGTTCTTGCCGGGTTGCCCGCATTCCCCCTGCACCCTAG
- a CDS encoding ATP-dependent DNA helicase, producing MTLISLTPHHGIDPGSGRKNTPMGLLETQVHHLLKAQQRQQTIPPWPHSLTMGRLVSRALRLRRSALIQTGCLPPTYGPSYLLPCLLSDQPVRLVTTPKRKRDLETVILPALHMALQSNDPDLVITWPDIVTPDQWLQENLGSLPHTAPALTAIEQVEHLEDWTRDFLSHHLDWNTLQPLFAQTPQGQDQVLTHWSRLSQSLFARPVNPHGFYPLDGEEIQDLKQAVIEQLANSQFKNGAKQQNTNKIQQFWQFWQEQTDNHLLWAEVDRQQGKISLHVSPVNVQPWLQPIWQSSDQGRGDCGDGGQESHQAAFVLIGSFLDAEKTAPTYCKTLGLENLLCLKFSPHRLQDALTIYLPDRLPLPNTPAFQTTLLTEIERILTEIIAVQPDSFVVILLDDLPLKAQLGSQLAAKLGSGVKVEPTPSFAPGILVAGWQYWCAQRERFPPPALLILGTLPIPSLENPLVAKRVQHHKRHHQDWFRDYLLPVALKDLQQAVLPLRESGGWLAILDDRVNSRSYGREVLKALAPYGKRNYFDPQDLSQVTPTQKRD from the coding sequence ATGACATTAATTTCGTTAACTCCCCATCATGGCATAGATCCCGGTAGTGGCCGAAAAAACACCCCCATGGGACTACTCGAAACCCAAGTTCACCACCTGCTCAAAGCCCAGCAGCGCCAACAAACCATTCCCCCCTGGCCCCATTCGTTGACCATGGGTCGTTTAGTTTCTAGGGCCCTACGACTACGGCGCTCGGCCCTGATCCAAACCGGTTGTTTGCCCCCCACCTACGGCCCTAGTTATTTATTGCCCTGCTTGCTCAGTGATCAGCCCGTTCGTTTAGTCACTACCCCCAAACGTAAGCGGGATTTGGAAACAGTTATTTTGCCGGCTTTGCACATGGCCCTACAAAGCAATGACCCCGATTTAGTCATCACCTGGCCAGACATTGTTACTCCGGATCAATGGTTACAGGAAAATTTAGGGTCATTACCCCATACGGCCCCCGCCTTAACGGCGATCGAACAGGTGGAACATTTAGAAGATTGGACAAGGGATTTTCTTTCCCATCACCTAGATTGGAACACCCTCCAACCCCTTTTTGCCCAAACCCCCCAGGGTCAAGACCAAGTTCTAACCCACTGGAGTCGACTCAGTCAGTCCCTCTTTGCTCGCCCCGTCAATCCCCATGGTTTTTATCCCCTTGATGGCGAAGAAATCCAGGACCTCAAACAAGCGGTGATAGAACAATTAGCCAACAGCCAGTTTAAAAATGGAGCTAAACAGCAAAATACCAACAAAATTCAGCAATTCTGGCAGTTTTGGCAAGAACAAACCGACAACCATCTCCTCTGGGCCGAAGTGGATCGACAGCAGGGCAAAATTAGTCTCCACGTCAGTCCAGTCAACGTACAACCCTGGCTACAACCAATTTGGCAAAGCTCCGATCAAGGTCGGGGAGATTGTGGTGATGGAGGCCAGGAAAGCCATCAAGCCGCCTTTGTGCTCATCGGCAGTTTTTTAGACGCTGAGAAAACCGCCCCCACCTATTGCAAAACTTTGGGTTTAGAAAATTTACTGTGCTTGAAATTTTCGCCCCACCGTCTGCAGGATGCCCTAACCATTTACCTACCCGATCGCCTACCTTTACCCAATACCCCAGCCTTCCAAACCACCCTACTAACGGAAATTGAACGTATTTTGACGGAAATCATCGCCGTGCAACCGGACAGCTTTGTGGTGATTTTGCTCGACGATCTACCGCTCAAAGCTCAACTGGGCAGCCAACTGGCGGCAAAATTAGGCTCTGGAGTTAAAGTGGAACCCACCCCCAGCTTTGCTCCTGGCATTTTAGTGGCAGGTTGGCAATACTGGTGCGCCCAAAGGGAACGGTTTCCCCCACCGGCCCTGCTGATTTTAGGCACTTTACCCATTCCCTCCCTGGAAAATCCCCTGGTGGCCAAACGAGTACAACACCACAAACGCCACCACCAAGACTGGTTCCGGGACTATTTACTGCCGGTGGCATTGAAAGATTTACAGCAGGCAGTGTTACCCCTCAGGGAGTCCGGGGGCTGGTTAGCCATCCTCGATGACCGGGTCAATTCCCGCAGTTATGGCCGGGAAGT
- a CDS encoding MORN repeat-containing protein, producing MFKFAQIILVTGGILGLSSLGYQSLAGNLTLPDGSKCEGQISNGTLNGQATCQFTNGDRYEGQFVEGEKKGQGKYIFADGGYFEGVFEDDQIGSKGVRVYPSQDRYEGEFVDGQPHGQGVYTTAAGLRYEGEFVDGQPMGKGTFIYANGDRCSGTVVQGELDGPGKCEYDNGDQYEGTLKNGQPNGEGVFRFAAGGQYEGEFRNGEFSGQGTRTFANGNRFQGQFKQGLPFGQGQYNFADGASYQGQIQDGQPTGEGIYTFANGNRYQGQFIAGKFAGEGAFIFANGDHCQGQFSNNQLQGMATCDYANGDTFEGIFEQGKKNGQGVYYFADGIRLEGVWKDDQYQE from the coding sequence ATGTTTAAATTTGCTCAAATTATCTTAGTAACCGGCGGTATTCTTGGCTTAAGCTCCTTAGGTTATCAGTCCCTGGCAGGTAATTTAACTCTGCCGGATGGCTCCAAGTGTGAAGGACAGATCAGCAATGGCACCCTCAATGGCCAGGCAACCTGCCAATTTACCAATGGCGATCGCTATGAAGGTCAATTTGTTGAGGGGGAAAAAAAAGGTCAAGGAAAATATATTTTTGCTGATGGGGGCTATTTTGAAGGGGTTTTTGAAGATGATCAAATAGGTAGCAAAGGGGTAAGAGTTTATCCTAGTCAAGACCGTTACGAAGGAGAATTTGTTGATGGTCAACCCCATGGCCAAGGGGTTTATACCACAGCGGCGGGTCTGCGTTATGAGGGGGAATTTGTGGATGGTCAACCCATGGGCAAAGGTACGTTTATCTATGCCAATGGCGATCGGTGTTCCGGCACTGTTGTTCAAGGAGAATTGGACGGGCCAGGCAAGTGCGAGTATGACAATGGCGATCAATATGAAGGCACGTTAAAGAATGGCCAGCCCAATGGTGAAGGGGTTTTCCGTTTTGCCGCTGGAGGACAGTATGAAGGGGAATTTCGGAACGGGGAATTTTCTGGGCAAGGCACCCGTACTTTTGCCAATGGCAACCGCTTCCAGGGGCAATTTAAACAGGGGCTACCCTTTGGACAGGGACAATATAATTTTGCAGATGGGGCTAGCTATCAAGGGCAAATTCAAGACGGACAACCAACGGGGGAAGGCATCTATACCTTTGCCAATGGTAATCGTTACCAAGGTCAATTTATTGCTGGCAAGTTTGCAGGGGAAGGCGCATTTATTTTTGCCAATGGCGATCATTGTCAGGGGCAATTTAGCAATAACCAACTCCAAGGTATGGCCACCTGTGACTATGCCAATGGTGACACGTTTGAAGGGATTTTTGAACAGGGCAAAAAAAATGGCCAGGGTGTTTATTATTTTGCTGATGGTATCCGCCTAGAGGGGGTATGGAAGGATGATCAATATCAAGAGTAA
- a CDS encoding iron-siderophore ABC transporter substrate-binding protein, which produces MTSQTLQQLRHRLIYLAMALFMVALVMACQGQPPGGTEQKEADCSVASQGEGHSCVPTEIKRLVTLDGAAFEYAIALGLEPIATVPSNFQAQLLALMTNARNIQNIGKGEQPNLEAILGTNPDLIVGLDSHQSIYPQLSQIAPTVLFPFEHSGQWKEVFASVGNALHRQAATQSALAAYQARSTDFRTQMGDRLDNLQVSVIRLYPDGINLYLKDSFAGTVLQDAGLARPPSQNISAVEAQQKFGNPIQTRISREVLEQADGDVIFLWTGENTPQGNEEAKKRLQQLQQDPLWGQLRAVKAGKVYEVPSYWIGSGPIAANAILDDLYKYLLREN; this is translated from the coding sequence TTGACTTCACAAACATTGCAACAATTACGACACCGACTAATTTACCTGGCCATGGCTTTATTCATGGTGGCCCTAGTAATGGCCTGCCAAGGTCAACCCCCAGGGGGAACAGAACAAAAAGAAGCAGATTGTTCCGTGGCAAGCCAAGGGGAGGGACATAGTTGTGTACCCACGGAAATTAAGCGTCTCGTTACTTTAGATGGGGCCGCCTTTGAATATGCGATCGCCCTTGGCCTGGAGCCGATCGCCACGGTGCCCAGCAATTTTCAGGCCCAACTGCTAGCCCTAATGACCAATGCCCGAAATATTCAAAATATTGGCAAGGGGGAACAACCCAATTTAGAAGCAATTTTGGGAACAAATCCCGACTTGATTGTGGGGCTAGATTCCCACCAAAGTATTTACCCCCAACTTAGCCAGATTGCGCCGACGGTGCTGTTTCCTTTTGAACATAGTGGACAGTGGAAAGAGGTTTTTGCTTCCGTGGGCAATGCTCTCCACCGGCAGGCTGCGACCCAGTCAGCCTTGGCCGCCTATCAAGCTCGCTCGACGGATTTTCGCACTCAAATGGGCGATCGCCTTGATAATCTGCAAGTTTCCGTCATTCGCCTCTATCCCGATGGCATTAACTTATACCTGAAGGACTCATTTGCCGGTACAGTGCTGCAGGATGCGGGTTTAGCTCGTCCCCCTTCCCAGAATATTAGTGCGGTGGAAGCCCAACAAAAATTTGGTAATCCTATCCAAACCAGGATTAGCCGTGAAGTATTGGAGCAAGCTGACGGAGATGTGATTTTTCTTTGGACGGGGGAAAACACCCCCCAGGGCAATGAGGAAGCAAAAAAACGACTGCAACAACTACAGCAAGATCCCCTCTGGGGTCAACTCAGGGCCGTAAAGGCAGGCAAAGTGTACGAAGTACCAAGCTATTGGATTGGCAGTGGACCAATCGCCGCCAACGCCATCCTCGACGACCTATATAAATACCTTCTTAGAGAAAATTAA
- a CDS encoding ABC transporter ATP-binding protein, whose product MTYLSPQWGQVAALAIALVGSIVLQVLNPQILRYFIDTAMAGGPQIILVWLAVGFMAIAVVRQGLEIIATYFSETVAWTATNNLRLNLARHTLNLDLTFHKSHSPGELVERIDGDVDALARFFSQFVLQVLGNGLLVVGVLAVLWFEQWQAGLGLSLFALLALGILGRLQSLAVGPWQIYRGISADFYGFITEYLAGLEDIRSNGAVDYVMNRFYRLMRNWLRAFHQARLQSTLLWGSTVGLFTMGNAIALALGAYLWNFQGITIGTVYLLFYYASLLQDPIERIREELEQFQQAVASLYRIQDLIRQSPSPRLDTSQALPLGPLSVEGKNVWFSYPTTAGLKPTDGGDESSDHSRHHHHEDADYVLQDLTWHLPAGKVLGLLGHTGSGKSTFARLLLNFYAIQRGQIQLGGINLGEISQRDLHQRVGFVTQDVQLFQTSIRNNLTFFNPHIPDRLILQTLRDLGLEPWLATLPSGLDTELGTDGGGLSAGQAQLLAFARVFLKDPGLVILDEASSRLDPLTEQLIEGAINRLLEHRTGIIIAHRLRMVERADQILILDRGKVLEYGDRLSLLANPQSHFRQLLKFS is encoded by the coding sequence ATGACCTATCTAAGTCCCCAGTGGGGGCAGGTGGCGGCTTTGGCGATCGCCTTGGTGGGGAGCATTGTCCTACAGGTGCTTAATCCCCAGATTTTGCGCTATTTCATTGACACAGCCATGGCGGGAGGCCCCCAAATCATACTGGTGTGGCTAGCCGTGGGCTTTATGGCGATCGCCGTTGTGCGTCAAGGGTTGGAAATCATCGCCACCTATTTCAGCGAAACCGTTGCCTGGACTGCCACCAATAATCTCCGCTTGAACCTAGCCCGCCATACCCTCAACCTTGATCTAACTTTTCACAAAAGTCACAGTCCCGGCGAACTGGTGGAACGCATTGATGGAGATGTAGATGCCTTAGCCCGCTTTTTTTCTCAATTTGTACTGCAAGTGTTGGGCAATGGGTTGCTGGTGGTGGGAGTTCTGGCCGTGTTGTGGTTCGAGCAATGGCAGGCGGGGTTAGGTTTGAGTCTTTTTGCCCTACTGGCCCTGGGCATCCTCGGCCGGTTGCAATCCTTAGCGGTGGGGCCATGGCAAATTTACCGGGGCATTAGTGCTGATTTCTACGGTTTTATCACCGAATATTTAGCCGGTTTGGAAGATATCCGGAGCAATGGAGCGGTGGACTATGTCATGAATCGCTTTTATAGATTGATGAGAAACTGGCTGAGGGCTTTCCATCAAGCACGGCTGCAGAGCACCCTACTGTGGGGCAGTACCGTTGGTCTATTCACAATGGGCAATGCCATCGCCCTGGCCTTGGGGGCTTACCTGTGGAATTTTCAGGGCATTACCATTGGTACAGTCTATCTTCTATTTTACTATGCCAGCCTGCTTCAAGACCCCATTGAACGGATTCGGGAAGAACTAGAACAGTTTCAACAGGCCGTTGCCAGTCTTTACCGCATTCAAGACCTAATCCGCCAGTCTCCTTCACCCCGGTTGGATACATCCCAGGCTTTGCCATTGGGGCCACTTTCCGTCGAGGGCAAAAATGTCTGGTTTAGTTATCCAACCACAGCGGGTTTGAAGCCAACGGATGGAGGAGATGAATCATCTGACCACAGCCGGCATCATCACCATGAAGATGCTGATTACGTCCTCCAGGATTTAACCTGGCATCTACCCGCCGGCAAGGTACTTGGCTTGCTGGGGCACACCGGCAGTGGCAAAAGTACATTCGCTCGACTCTTGTTGAATTTTTATGCCATTCAACGGGGGCAAATTCAGCTTGGCGGTATCAACCTTGGGGAGATATCTCAGCGGGATTTACATCAGCGAGTCGGTTTTGTCACCCAAGACGTGCAACTGTTCCAAACTTCCATACGCAATAATCTGACATTTTTTAATCCCCACATTCCAGATCGATTGATTTTGCAAACCCTGAGGGATCTAGGACTGGAGCCTTGGTTGGCAACATTACCCTCCGGTTTGGATACGGAACTAGGCACGGATGGGGGAGGATTATCGGCGGGGCAAGCCCAATTGCTAGCCTTCGCACGGGTATTTCTCAAAGATCCTGGTCTAGTTATCCTGGATGAAGCTTCTTCTCGGCTTGATCCTTTGACAGAACAGTTAATTGAAGGGGCTATCAATCGATTACTAGAACATCGGACCGGAATCATCATTGCCCATCGCCTGAGGATGGTGGAACGAGCCGATCAAATTCTGATTCTAGACCGGGGCAAAGTGCTGGAATACGGCGATCGCCTATCTTTGTTGGCTAATCCCCAGTCCCATTTTAGGCAATTGCTCAAATTTAGCTGA
- a CDS encoding DUF262 domain-containing protein: MSTVEYKKTFFKIADFVSWQKEKTLVLSPKFQRRSVWSSGAKSYLIDTIVRNLPIPIIFLRDLPVDLDTLKAVREVVDGQQRLRTVLSFVVPSLLDDYNPKNDDFTVQKNHNPEIAGKSFQNLDNEIKQTILDYEFSVHILSPRMDDREVIEIFRRMNSIYYKLNDQELRNSQYFGDFKTLAYNLATESLDYWRRWNVYDDDDIARMKEVKLTSEIIIMMITKDLESSSKSKIDNFYKKYDSVLPQKGEIYNNFHLTMRIINDGFKDFLPSSIFSQQTKIYVFFALIYHLVFGLNDYPKITRSCRQLSQDNVQKIKKVCNELQHNKNEIEIDSKVIKAVNSRRQSITERTVIFEYLINKII, encoded by the coding sequence ATGAGTACTGTTGAATATAAAAAGACGTTTTTTAAAATCGCGGATTTTGTGTCTTGGCAAAAAGAAAAAACATTAGTGCTGTCTCCTAAATTTCAAAGAAGATCTGTTTGGAGTTCAGGTGCAAAATCTTACTTAATAGACACTATCGTAAGAAATCTTCCCATTCCTATTATTTTTTTAAGAGATCTTCCCGTAGATTTAGATACATTAAAAGCAGTCCGTGAAGTTGTTGATGGACAACAAAGACTGAGAACTGTTTTGAGTTTTGTGGTACCAAGTTTGTTGGATGATTATAATCCTAAAAATGATGATTTTACGGTGCAAAAAAATCATAACCCAGAAATAGCAGGGAAATCATTTCAAAACCTTGACAATGAAATCAAACAGACTATTCTGGATTATGAATTTAGTGTCCATATTTTGTCACCACGAATGGATGATAGAGAAGTAATTGAAATATTTCGCAGAATGAACTCTATTTACTATAAGCTTAATGACCAAGAATTAAGAAATTCTCAGTATTTTGGTGATTTTAAAACACTTGCGTATAATTTAGCCACAGAATCTCTCGATTATTGGAGGAGATGGAATGTATATGATGACGATGACATTGCTCGAATGAAAGAGGTTAAGTTAACTTCTGAGATTATAATTATGATGATTACCAAGGATTTAGAATCTAGCAGTAAATCAAAAATTGATAATTTTTATAAGAAATACGATTCAGTGTTGCCCCAAAAAGGGGAAATATATAATAATTTTCATTTAACAATGAGGATAATTAATGATGGTTTTAAGGATTTTTTACCTTCATCAATATTTTCTCAGCAAACTAAAATATATGTTTTTTTTGCCTTAATTTATCATCTTGTTTTTGGATTAAATGACTATCCTAAAATTACTCGCTCATGTCGGCAACTTTCTCAAGACAATGTGCAAAAAATAAAGAAGGTATGCAATGAGCTACAGCACAATAAAAATGAAATTGAAATTGATTCCAAAGTTATTAAAGCAGTAAATTCCCGAAGACAATCAATTACTGAGAGAACGGTAATTTTTGAATATTTAATTAATAAAATTATTTAA
- a CDS encoding ABC transporter ATP-binding protein, whose product MPPIYQLLWQMIRYAQKLYWLDTILWLFILGIPIVPGLLIRQFFDTLTSQTQIKESPWVWIGLFLAVGLGRMAAIFTGRITKTQHRFLMSGLVRHNLFQGLLHRPGAELASGAVDGQKVSPGEMLSYFRDDALQIEDTVVGTNEILAAGVFAVVSVALLLSVNREMTLLVFVPLCLITALAHQAEHRLKRYRRASRHGTQQVTGFIGEMFTAVQSIKVARAETEMLEELRKRGDRRRRLMVRDQVFNAILNSGFENTVSIGTGLILLLGAQSLGPQGNFTVGDFALFVYYLAFVSDFLAFFGSFLASVKQSEVSFERMAVLINGGECPSPSTVNPASFPLTYAHPLYLKPILGSQPALPPLSVAVKTDPLQELRVEGLVYHYPSSDNGIADISFSLQRGSLTVITGRVGTGKTTLIRTLLGLLPKQSGRILWNGSEIAEPATFLIPPRAAYTPQIPQLFSTSLRENLLLGLADDVSSEQLNQAIATAVFEQDLALMPRGLDTQLGTRGVRLSGGQKQRVAAARMLVRQPELMVFDDLSSALDLETEQKLWQRLFSNIHQRHSAVYTPTCLVVSHRPSVIEQADTIILLEAGRIVFSGTPAQFNQEMMGKNIFFSLYF is encoded by the coding sequence ATGCCACCTATCTATCAACTGCTTTGGCAGATGATCCGCTATGCCCAGAAACTTTATTGGTTGGATACTATATTGTGGCTATTTATTCTGGGAATACCCATAGTACCGGGACTGCTAATTCGTCAGTTTTTCGACACCTTAACCAGCCAAACCCAAATTAAGGAATCTCCCTGGGTCTGGATTGGCCTATTTTTAGCGGTGGGACTAGGCAGAATGGCGGCAATTTTTACTGGGCGGATCACAAAAACCCAACACCGCTTTTTGATGAGTGGATTGGTGCGCCACAACCTGTTCCAGGGATTATTGCATCGCCCTGGGGCAGAACTAGCCAGCGGAGCAGTGGACGGCCAGAAAGTTTCCCCTGGGGAAATGCTGAGCTATTTTCGCGATGATGCTCTACAAATTGAAGACACAGTGGTGGGCACGAATGAAATCCTTGCCGCTGGGGTGTTTGCGGTGGTTTCCGTGGCCCTACTGTTGAGCGTTAACAGGGAAATGACCTTATTGGTTTTTGTACCCCTATGCCTAATCACCGCCCTGGCCCACCAAGCTGAGCATCGCCTGAAACGGTATCGTCGGGCCAGTCGCCATGGAACCCAACAGGTGACCGGATTCATAGGGGAAATGTTTACCGCTGTGCAGTCCATTAAGGTGGCCAGGGCCGAAACTGAAATGTTGGAGGAATTAAGAAAAAGAGGCGATCGCCGTCGTCGTTTAATGGTGCGGGACCAGGTTTTTAATGCCATCCTCAATTCCGGCTTTGAAAATACTGTCAGCATTGGTACCGGACTAATTTTACTTTTAGGGGCCCAAAGTCTTGGTCCCCAGGGTAACTTCACTGTGGGAGATTTTGCCCTATTTGTCTATTATCTCGCTTTTGTTAGTGATTTTTTGGCATTTTTTGGGAGTTTTCTTGCTTCTGTGAAACAAAGTGAAGTCTCCTTTGAGCGCATGGCAGTTTTAATCAACGGTGGTGAATGCCCTTCTCCTAGCACAGTTAATCCCGCCTCCTTTCCCCTCACCTATGCCCATCCTCTCTATCTCAAACCCATTTTGGGCTCCCAACCGGCCTTACCTCCCCTCTCAGTCGCAGTCAAAACTGATCCTTTACAAGAACTAAGGGTAGAAGGATTGGTTTACCATTATCCAAGCAGTGACAATGGCATTGCTGATATCAGCTTTAGCTTACAACGGGGCAGTTTGACGGTAATTACCGGACGGGTAGGCACGGGTAAGACTACGTTAATTCGTACCCTACTAGGTTTACTGCCCAAACAATCAGGCAGAATTCTTTGGAATGGTTCGGAAATTGCAGAGCCAGCGACTTTTTTAATTCCGCCCCGGGCCGCCTACACTCCCCAAATTCCCCAATTATTCAGCACTTCTCTGCGGGAAAATTTGTTGTTGGGACTGGCCGATGATGTTTCATCAGAGCAATTAAACCAGGCGATCGCCACCGCTGTTTTTGAGCAAGATTTGGCTCTGATGCCCAGGGGCCTTGATACCCAATTGGGCACTAGGGGGGTTCGCCTTTCCGGTGGCCAGAAACAACGGGTCGCCGCGGCCAGGATGCTCGTTCGTCAACCGGAATTAATGGTATTTGATGATCTTTCTAGCGCCCTGGATCTAGAAACTGAACAAAAACTATGGCAACGTCTATTTAGTAATATTCACCAACGTCATTCTGCGGTTTATACCCCCACTTGTTTGGTGGTTTCCCATCGTCCATCGGTCATAGAGCAGGCTGATACCATCATTTTGCTAGAAGCTGGAAGGATTGTTTTTTCTGGCACTCCGGCTCAGTTTAATCAAGAAATGATGGGGAAAAATATTTTTTTTAGTCTCTATTTCTAA
- a CDS encoding DUF4336 domain-containing protein translates to MTMRQSFSRSSQSSPSQTWPYWYLVPIYPYSQRQTLLREVVPDTIWVLEQVQGIFYVVVPIRMTVVRLNTGGLLIYAPIAPTEECLQLLGQLTAKYGPVKYIILPTISGLEHKANVPSLARHCPEATVYVAPGQWSFPLNLPLTWLGFPGDRTKILPADSSETPFAGEFDYAYLGPLDLRLGKFGEVAFFHWSSHTLLVTDTLLVLSENPPSVLELDPTPLMFHARDKAGDRLEDNLANRAKGWQRICLFALYFQASTLEVPNWNQVWQEAKQVGAPHSGSLRDRRRENYFGLYPFRWRKDWQNTFQTLWGGGKVRVAPILQELILNREPEAVWQWVEKITSWPVETLIPCHFSAPVATNGEQVRQAFSFLQKSPPEEAILPQEDRQILQRIDQFLVRWRITPPSS, encoded by the coding sequence GTGACGATGCGGCAGTCCTTTTCCCGATCTTCCCAATCCAGTCCTAGTCAGACCTGGCCCTACTGGTATCTGGTGCCCATTTATCCCTACAGCCAAAGGCAAACTTTGTTGCGGGAAGTGGTGCCGGACACCATTTGGGTTTTGGAGCAAGTGCAGGGAATTTTTTATGTGGTAGTACCCATCCGCATGACGGTGGTGCGCTTAAATACGGGGGGACTGCTAATTTACGCCCCCATCGCTCCCACGGAAGAATGTTTGCAATTGTTGGGGCAACTAACGGCCAAGTATGGCCCAGTTAAATATATTATCCTACCCACCATTTCTGGGTTAGAACATAAGGCCAATGTACCGTCCCTAGCCCGCCATTGTCCAGAAGCAACGGTGTATGTGGCCCCAGGACAGTGGAGTTTTCCCCTTAATTTGCCCCTCACTTGGTTAGGATTTCCAGGCGATCGGACTAAAATCTTGCCCGCTGACAGTAGCGAAACTCCCTTTGCGGGGGAATTTGATTACGCTTACCTCGGGCCGTTGGATTTACGCCTGGGCAAATTTGGCGAGGTGGCTTTTTTCCATTGGTCTAGTCATACTTTGCTGGTGACGGATACCCTGTTGGTTTTGTCGGAAAATCCCCCCTCAGTGTTGGAACTAGACCCCACCCCCCTAATGTTCCATGCCAGGGATAAAGCTGGCGATCGCCTGGAAGATAATCTCGCTAATCGGGCTAAAGGATGGCAACGCATTTGTTTATTTGCCCTCTATTTCCAAGCCAGCACCCTAGAAGTCCCCAATTGGAACCAGGTGTGGCAAGAAGCGAAACAAGTTGGCGCACCGCATAGCGGATCTCTGCGAGATCGCCGTCGGGAAAATTATTTTGGTTTGTACCCATTTCGGTGGCGGAAAGATTGGCAAAACACTTTTCAAACCCTGTGGGGCGGCGGCAAAGTCCGAGTAGCCCCCATTTTGCAAGAGCTAATTCTCAACCGCGAACCGGAAGCTGTATGGCAATGGGTAGAAAAAATTACTAGCTGGCCCGTGGAAACCCTCATTCCCTGCCACTTTTCAGCGCCAGTGGCTACCAATGGAGAACAAGTCCGCCAAGCGTTTAGCTTTTTGCAAAAATCTCCCCCGGAGGAGGCAATCTTGCCTCAAGAAGATCGGCAAATCCTGCAACGCATTGACCAATTCCTGGTACGTTGGCGCATTACCCCACCCTCAAGTTGA